In Dermacentor albipictus isolate Rhodes 1998 colony chromosome 6, USDA_Dalb.pri_finalv2, whole genome shotgun sequence, the following proteins share a genomic window:
- the LOC139047143 gene encoding uncharacterized protein, which yields MSQQDVLDEEFGGFSCTTFKQSFHLGVAAVGKTIHFLRKNNLSLLTADKEGGFVVLPKTMYLEKAKQAIEKNFVPLERTGRKVKAEALKLCEQINLTGLHKSVKAANMPGLNVFFSAKTHKEGIPLRATVSEKEAWQGLVSKYLQKHLSQIDIEDPFRVSNSKDVTEFLGEQDGASQANFAFSVDIEELFYSIPQPELLDAVKERIENWGAVQFQNSSGVSVNDFVALVECYLSSTYICFNDKLFVQKDGICIGSCIAPILSEIFLGQFDKRVAAQFSGSSNDDVPKVSRSLGLPLWLLLRPHLSGGLR from the exons CGGTGGGCAAAACTATTCATTTCCTCAGGAAGAATAATCTCTCTTTGCTGACTGCTGATAAGGAGGGTGGTTTCGTCGTGTTGCCCAAAACGATGTATCTTGAAAAGGCTAAGCAGGCTATTGAAAAGAATTTTGTTCCCTTGGAAAGAACTGGCAGGAAAGTAAAGGCAGAGGCACTCAAACTGTGTGAACAGATAAATTTGACAGGACTACACAAGTCTGTAAAAGCTGCGAATATGCCGGGGCTGAACgtatttttttctgcaaaaacccACAAGGAAGGCATTCCTCTCAGAGCAACTGTATCCGAGAAAGAAGCCTGGCAAGGTCTGGTATCAAAATACCTACAAAAGCATCTTAGCCAAATAGACATAGAAGATCCTTTTCGTGTGAGCAACTCAAAGGATGTGACTGAATTTTTGGGTGAACAAGATGGTGCTTCACAAGCCAATTTTGCCTTTTCAGTTGATATTGAGGAGCTCTTTTATTCTATTCCCCAGCCAGAGTTGTTAGACGCAGTAAAAGAGCGGATTGAAAACTGGGGGGCTGTCCAGTTCCAAAATAGTAGCGGGGTTTCCGTAAACGACTTTGTAGCATTAGTTGAGTGCTACCTCTCTTCCACCTACATTTGTTTCAACGACAAGTTGTTCGTGCAAAAAGATGGTATTTGCATAGGCTCCTGCATAGCTCCTATACTTAGTGAAATTTTTTTAGGCCAATTTGACAAGCGCGTGGCAGC CCAGTTTTCTGGGTCTTCAAACGATGATGTGCCGAAGGTCAGTCGCTCcttggggctgccattgtggttgttgCTTCGGCCACATCTTTCCGGTGGTCTCAGGTGA